The proteins below come from a single Natranaerofaba carboxydovora genomic window:
- a CDS encoding SurA N-terminal domain-containing protein, with protein sequence MFFKKSTFLAITTMLVISIIFFAGCGEEMEGQKGEENGEEEAQNDVVAVVNDEEVTRAELDEVVEQNIEMMGGQMPDKEIDEAEKEEMREEIEPDALDQLIEDTLLLQKAEEKGLTVDEGDIEEELEQIMAAEGMDEEMLEQQLEKQGATMGEVEEDIERYLLIEELVREEIGEEEFEFSEEELKEMYEQQEAQMEMAEEKGMPSEKELDDYEDMKGDLEDMAGDQIIQENIGPIIEELKEDAEIEKHI encoded by the coding sequence TTGTTTTTCAAAAAGTCAACATTTTTGGCTATTACAACAATGCTTGTAATTTCTATAATATTCTTTGCCGGTTGTGGCGAAGAGATGGAAGGCCAAAAAGGAGAAGAAAATGGTGAAGAAGAAGCCCAAAATGATGTAGTAGCAGTTGTAAATGATGAAGAAGTTACAAGAGCAGAACTAGATGAAGTTGTTGAGCAAAACATCGAGATGATGGGAGGACAAATGCCGGACAAAGAAATAGACGAAGCAGAAAAAGAAGAAATGAGAGAGGAGATAGAACCTGACGCTTTAGATCAGCTCATTGAAGATACTTTACTTTTACAAAAGGCTGAAGAAAAAGGACTTACCGTAGATGAAGGAGATATTGAAGAGGAACTTGAACAGATAATGGCTGCGGAAGGTATGGATGAAGAAATGCTAGAACAGCAGTTAGAGAAGCAGGGTGCAACTATGGGTGAAGTAGAAGAAGATATTGAAAGGTATCTTTTAATAGAAGAACTTGTAAGAGAAGAAATTGGAGAAGAAGAATTTGAATTTTCCGAAGAAGAACTAAAAGAAATGTACGAACAACAAGAGGCGCAGATGGAAATGGCAGAAGAAAAAGGAATGCCGTCAGAGAAAGAATTAGATGACTATGAAGATATGAAAGGTGATTTAGAAGACATGGCAGGGGACCAGATTATTCAGGAAAATATTGGTCCTATTATAGAAGAGCTAAAAGAGGATGCTGAAATAGAAAAGCATATTTAA
- a CDS encoding SpoIIE family protein phosphatase, with the protein MEHIINENSKNFSQAVLDSIPANIAVLDCDANIIAVNKAWHKFSANADSKNQNRSVGVNYIEVCQKAKEAGEDVSEVISGIKGILNGKKSLFVHEYPCPAPGGKEYWFLLRAAPLVYENSLNGAVVFHFDITDKKKSERSLKKSEEKFRSFVENAHDIIFTVTSNGIFTYMSPNCKNILGYKAEEVIGKSFMRFVHHDDIIKLTRKLNEKAKEHSGAKTKLLGTESIEYRAWDKFGNYRWLSVKTSLLSYDNNKFEIMGIARDITDQKQMEEELDKHYEELEHLYEELDKEINKAKEIHEKTLPSKFPELTKASISAFYQPAEFIGGDFYNVIKNNNQLIIYLSDVTGHGLDSAMMSAFIKNTINTYISLTEENIYPEKLMEFLAKQFIKEGYPEDLFICISIAVLDLDKNTLQFSNAGIHELPLISYPKRDNTEIKICGLPISSAIAWKHYNFENKEINLEPGTTILFATDGLAEQISSNKPYKEKLAKTFYEHSHLPPEVIAEVIKNDFANFNNGFLQGDDDITFLILQLDKEDKITYRFEIDSDFDDVDWVIQKITPKLPNIEKSQQMLIAIHELAANAIEHGNNYDRNKQVTIEFNLVENEYMMVSIEDEGEGFHWEQKLKTSLELEGEEERGRGISISRVVSDEICYNHKGNKVYLIINL; encoded by the coding sequence ATGGAACATATTATTAACGAAAATAGTAAAAACTTCAGTCAGGCCGTTTTGGATTCTATACCTGCTAATATTGCCGTGCTTGATTGTGATGCAAATATAATTGCAGTTAATAAAGCCTGGCATAAATTTTCTGCGAATGCTGACTCTAAAAATCAAAATAGGTCTGTAGGAGTAAATTATATAGAAGTTTGTCAAAAAGCAAAAGAAGCTGGCGAAGATGTATCAGAAGTCATCTCAGGCATTAAAGGCATATTGAATGGGAAGAAAAGCCTTTTTGTCCATGAATATCCATGCCCGGCTCCAGGCGGCAAAGAATATTGGTTTTTGCTTAGAGCTGCACCACTTGTTTATGAAAATAGCCTAAATGGAGCTGTTGTTTTTCACTTTGACATCACAGACAAAAAGAAATCAGAAAGGTCTCTCAAAAAAAGCGAAGAAAAATTTAGAAGTTTCGTTGAAAATGCACATGACATCATATTTACAGTTACAAGCAATGGAATTTTCACATATATGTCCCCTAACTGTAAGAACATTCTAGGATATAAAGCCGAAGAAGTGATTGGCAAGAGTTTTATGCGTTTTGTACACCATGACGATATTATCAAATTAACCAGAAAATTAAATGAAAAAGCTAAAGAACATTCAGGAGCAAAAACAAAATTATTAGGTACAGAAAGTATTGAGTACAGAGCCTGGGACAAGTTTGGCAATTATAGGTGGTTATCTGTAAAGACTTCTCTATTAAGCTATGATAATAACAAATTTGAAATCATGGGGATAGCAAGAGACATCACAGACCAAAAACAAATGGAAGAAGAGCTCGATAAACACTATGAAGAACTTGAACACCTATATGAAGAACTAGACAAAGAAATAAATAAAGCAAAAGAAATACACGAAAAAACCCTGCCATCAAAATTTCCTGAACTAACCAAAGCTTCTATATCTGCATTTTATCAACCAGCAGAATTCATTGGCGGGGATTTTTATAATGTAATCAAAAATAACAACCAGTTAATCATTTACCTCTCGGATGTCACAGGTCACGGGTTAGATAGCGCCATGATGAGTGCCTTCATTAAGAATACTATTAATACTTATATTTCACTTACTGAGGAAAATATCTATCCAGAAAAATTAATGGAATTCTTGGCTAAGCAGTTCATTAAAGAAGGATATCCAGAAGATTTATTTATATGTATCAGCATAGCAGTGCTTGACCTTGACAAAAACACTCTTCAATTCAGTAATGCCGGCATCCATGAACTACCGCTTATTAGTTATCCAAAGAGGGATAACACCGAAATAAAAATCTGTGGACTTCCAATAAGTTCTGCCATTGCGTGGAAACACTATAATTTTGAAAATAAAGAAATTAATCTAGAACCGGGTACTACGATTTTATTTGCCACCGACGGACTAGCCGAACAGATTTCTAGCAACAAACCTTACAAAGAAAAACTAGCCAAAACTTTCTATGAACACAGCCACTTACCTCCAGAAGTCATAGCGGAAGTAATAAAGAACGATTTTGCCAATTTTAACAATGGGTTTTTGCAGGGTGATGACGATATCACTTTTCTCATCCTGCAGCTAGATAAAGAAGATAAAATAACATATAGATTTGAAATTGATAGTGATTTTGATGACGTTGACTGGGTTATCCAAAAAATAACCCCAAAACTACCTAATATAGAAAAAAGCCAGCAGATGTTAATTGCTATTCATGAATTAGCAGCTAATGCTATTGAACATGGCAACAATTATGACCGTAACAAACAAGTTACCATAGAATTTAATCTTGTTGAAAATGAATACATGATGGTATCAATCGAGGATGAAGGCGAAGGCTTTCACTGGGAGCAAAAACTTAAAACCTCTCTGGAGCTAGAAGGAGAAGAAGAGAGAGGAAGAGGAATCTCAATCTCAAGGGTAGTAAGCGATGAAATATGCTACAACCATAAAGGAAACAAAGTCTACCTAATTATTAATCTCTAA
- a CDS encoding chemotaxis protein CheX, with amino-acid sequence MKAEFVNPFYKATNDVFGNMLDIETERGDLGVVEDIVSGGMANVMIGVTGSLSGTIMYSFPEDMTLEIVKIMSGMEMDKLDSFVTSALGEVANIISGNAITYLNQENYNCDIVPPQIIIGENKSISMAAEKALVLPLKTSIGDFDINISIKEK; translated from the coding sequence ATGAAAGCTGAATTTGTAAACCCGTTTTATAAAGCGACCAATGATGTTTTTGGGAACATGTTAGACATAGAAACTGAGAGGGGAGATTTAGGGGTTGTTGAAGATATAGTCTCCGGCGGGATGGCAAATGTAATGATAGGGGTGACAGGAAGTCTATCTGGAACTATTATGTATAGCTTTCCGGAAGATATGACATTAGAGATTGTAAAAATAATGTCAGGAATGGAGATGGACAAGCTAGATAGTTTTGTTACCTCGGCCCTTGGAGAAGTTGCAAATATTATTAGCGGTAACGCTATTACCTATCTAAACCAGGAAAATTATAACTGTGATATTGTACCTCCTCAGATAATTATAGGAGAGAATAAGTCAATATCAATGGCTGCAGAAAAAGCTCTTGTACTCCCCCTTAAAACTAGTATAGGAGATTTTGATATAAATATTTCCATAAAAGAAAAGTAA
- a CDS encoding bacteriohemerythrin: MWKEKYRIGVEEIDNQHQELFNRVSDFIKTVRSEGEWEDKLEKVKETLDFMKDYVVTHFDSEEEFQKKINYPYQEEHKQVHERFKGEIGKFADKFEKEGYDEELLQEFSGKLMTWLIYHVAGDDQKLGEFVESQGGEE; encoded by the coding sequence ATGTGGAAAGAAAAGTATAGAATTGGTGTTGAGGAGATTGACAATCAGCATCAAGAGCTCTTTAACAGAGTGTCAGATTTTATCAAGACAGTGAGAAGCGAAGGGGAATGGGAGGACAAGCTTGAAAAGGTTAAAGAAACTTTGGATTTCATGAAAGATTATGTAGTTACACATTTTGACTCAGAAGAAGAATTCCAAAAGAAGATTAATTACCCTTATCAAGAAGAACACAAACAGGTTCATGAAAGGTTTAAAGGTGAAATTGGAAAATTCGCTGATAAGTTTGAAAAAGAGGGTTATGATGAGGAGTTACTGCAGGAGTTTAGCGGCAAGCTTATGACCTGGTTGATATACCATGTAGCCGGAGATGATCAAAAACTTGGAGAGTTTGTAGAAAGCCAGGGGGGTGAAGAATAA